Below is a genomic region from Desulfonatronum thiosulfatophilum.
GTCGAGGTCAAAACCGCGGTGGGCGATGGCCGAGGGGAAATACGGGCCGAAATATCCGTAGGCGAGAAACAGGACCCCGCCCATGGTGATGGACCAGCCCAGAACCCGACGGCAGACTTCCAGAGATATGATGATCCCGACAATGCTGACCCAGACATCCATCTGGGTTTCCATGCCCGCGCGGTAATTCAGGTTTTCAAACTCGAAGATCCAGTACCCGATGACTCCCGCGGATATCAGCGCCAGGAGAACATCCACCACCGTCGGGCGGGTCTGGTTCGAGTGTCTCCAGAAAGGAAAGGAGATAAAAATCATGATATACGTCAAAAAGACATATACCCCGCGGTGATACTGATCGCTCACCGGACGAATGCCGGCGGCGTAGAAATAAAAGAGCACCATGCAAAGACCCATGATGGAAATCATCCATTTCCAGACCCCGGTCAATTTCCGGCCGGTCTTGGCATCCTTGGCCTGAATCCGCTTCAACTCTTCCTTGCGGGCAACGGACATTTCCTGTGGGTCAGTCATGTACAAGCTCTCCGAGTGCTGTGAAGGTCTGGTTGGTGAAATTCATTCGTCGGTCTTTGCTTTCTTAGCGGAACAGGCCTGACGTCGACTATTCATGGGCATGCATCATGCGGCTCGCTACACTGGGGATATTTTGGGCACGTGTGGTTGCGACCAATCGGTTTCGCTGTGAAAGAAACAAAGTAGTCCCGCAGCCTTGCAAAGCTCCGGGACTACGTATTTGTAAGGTTAAACTAAGGTTTCAGATTTTCAGGGATGGCAACTCCCTGCTCGGACCAGAATTTGGCAGCTCCAGGGTGCAGGAGTACGGAAGCACCGTTCAGACCGCCTTCAATGGACATCTCCCGGGCCGCGGAATGCGCGGTGACCATGTGCTGCAGGCCTTCCGGTGAATAGATGATCTTCAGAGCATCGTAGACCACGTCGTCGGAAACCTTCACATTGGTCATCCAGAAGGTGGAATCCTGGAAAGTGACCACCGGCTCGCTCTGCCCGCGGTAGGTGTCCGCGGGAATTTCAACCCGGGCGTAGAAGGGGAATTCGGAGTAAAAGCCGCTTTCCTCGGCATCCTTGTGCAGATTTACCAGCGCGATATTGTCCTGGGTGGCCGCTTCAATAATCGAGGCATTGGGATAGCCGACAAGAACCCAGAACGCATCGATCTTGCGATCCTTGAAGGCTGAGGCAGCCGGAGAATAGCCCAGAAATTGCGGATTGATGTCATCCCACAGACCCATGTGCCGGAAAAAACGTTCCGCGGCCAAGGCTGCTCCGGAACCGGCATTGCCCACGGCAACCCGTTTCCCGGCCAGATCCTTGGCGGAGTTGATGCCGGCATCCGCACGCACGACCAACTGTGCCGGTGCGCCGTACAGATAGCCCATGGTCCTGACATTGACGTATTCTCTGTCGTCATTGGGCAGTTGACCATTGCGGCCAAGGTAGGCGTCGCCGGCGTACACAATGCCGAAATCAACCTGGCCGGCATGGAGCCTTCGCAGATTTTCACCGGAACCGCCGGAACCTTCAGATGAGATTTCCACATTGGTCATGGCTCTGGACAGATAAATGGAGATGCCGTTTGCAAAATAATTGAATGTGCCCCCGGTCGGGCCGCCGCCGAAAGCGAGGAATGAGGCGCGTTGGGCTTCGGCGGGGGTGACTCCGAAAGACAAGGCCAATGCTGCCAACCCCATCAGAAACGTCATCAATTTTGTTCTCATCTGGCTCTCCTTGGCTGAAGGTGTTTTGAAAGTGATTAAAGGATTCTGATCACAATACTGCATTCTTTTTTGCATGAATCATTTTGAAGTTGTCAGTGCTCTCCCATGAAAGGAGGAAAATCATCGGTAAGCGACATTAAACTTCATTCGTTCGACGGCAAAATTTTCGTCTGCCGTGATATCGACCTTTGCGGAGAATCCGGGTAGAAAATTGCTTATCGTAGCATTGGTATGGAATGATTGTTCACAGCCTGACAAGGCAAGCCGGACCATTTTACGTCTTGACGTCGATGCATATGCTGAGAATTTGCGCGAAACCTTGAATCCTCCGGAGGTAAGACCCCATGACCAAAGAGAAGGACTATTATCATTCCCTGTACGAAGTGGCCAAGGTAATCAATTCCAGCCTGGATCCCTCACTGGTATTGGACGCCATCACCCAGCAGGTGACCAAAGCCCTTGATCTCAAGGCCTGCTCCATCCGCCTCCTGGCTGACGACGGCAAGAATCTCTTGATGGGCGCTTCCCATGGACTCAGCAAAGGCTACCTGCGCAAAGGCGCCGTTGAAGTGGCCAAGAGCGGGCTGGATCAGGAGGCGCTCTCGGGGAAGCAGGTCACCATTCGCGAGGCCTGTTCCGATCCGCGTTTTCAGTATCCGGAAAAAGCCAAGGAAGAGGGAATCTCCTCCGTCGTGGTCTTGCCGCTTCTGGCCGAGGAAAAAGCCATTGGCGTGCTGCGGGGTTATTCGGAGCAGTGCCGGGATTTTTCAGAGGAGGAAATCGAATTTCTGACCATCATTGCCAACCTGAGTGCCATTGCCATTGAAAATGCCCGCCTACACCATCGTCTCAAACTGGATAGCGAGCTGCAGACAGCCTACGACTACCGGCTCTTTGATGATTAAGGATGAGAGAACGCAAAGTGTTTTCCCTTGCGAATCGGTTTTACTTTTGTGAAAGTAAGGATAGGTAGATATGCAAAAAATAAATATTGGAATTAATGGGTTCGGCAGGATCGGTCGCCAAGTGCTCAAGGCGATTCATGAAAAGCACGCCGACAGACTGCAGGTGGTGGCGGTCAACGATCTGTTCGATGTTGCCACCAATGTTCATCTCTTCAAGTTCGACACGAGCTACGGGCGGTTTCGTTTCGAAGCCGGGGCCAGCGAGAACCAGATGACCATCGGCGACTGGACCGTGAGTAGCTTTGCCCAGCGTGATCCCTCCCAGATTCCATGGCAGGATGTAGGGGTGGATATTGTTCTTGAATGTACCGGAATTTTTCGGTCCAGGGCCACTGCCGGTCAGCATCTGCAGGCCGGGGCGAAGAAGGTGATAATTTCGGCTCCAGCCAAGGAGGAGGATGTAACCCTTGTCCTGGGGGTGAATCAGGACCGGTACGATCCTCAAAAGCACCACATTCTCTCCAATGCCTCCTGCACCACCAACTGCTTGGCGCCACCGGTCAAGGTGCTGCACGACGCCTTCGGCATCGTCAAGGGCACCATGACCACGGTCCACTCCTACACCAATGACCAGCGCATCCTGGATTTGCCGCACAAGGATCTCCGGCGGGCCCGGGCCGCGGCCTGCAACATTATTCCCACGAGCACCGGCGCAGCCAGAGCCCTGGCACTGGTCATGCCCGAGATGAAAGGGCGCTTCGACGGGTACTCCCTGCGGGTGCCCACGCCCACGGTCTCGGTGGTGGATTGTTCCATTCTTCTGGAGCGCGAGACCACTACCGAGGAACTCCGCGCCACGTTGAAGTCCGCGGCGGACGGACCACTGCACGGCATCCTCGGCTATGCCGACCTGCCGCTGGTTTCCTCGGACTTCATCGGCGACGATCGCTCCAGCATCGTGGATGAGGAATTCACCCTGGTCATGGGCGGTCAGGGCAACCTGATCAAGCTGGTGGCCTGGTACGACAACGAATGGGGATACTCCTGCCGTCTTGCGGATCTGGCGGCGTTTTTGGCTGAGAAGGGATTGTAACGAGGCTTCGGCTGATCCGCGGTTCACGGATGGATAAAGAATTGGCAGGGGCGCACGAGAGTGCGCCCCTTGTTCGTGATCGCCTGAAGACGATCTGAAGTTTACTGCAGGACGGTCAGCGGGCGAGCGGTTTCAGCTGTTATCATCCCAGATAGGGATCTTCTTTCATGAGGTAGGTGTGGATGTAATCGGCCACGCCGGTTTCCAGGGAGCCGAAGATGACGGGACATCCGAGATCGTACAGGCGATTCATGCTCGCTTCGGTGTAGTATTGATATTTTTCGCGTATGGCCTCCGGCATGTCGATGTATTCGACATTGAACGGCTGCTCCATGGCTGAAAAAACGGCGCGGGCCAGATCATTCCAGCTTTTGGCTTCGCCCCGTCCCAGGTTGAAGATGCCGTTGACCTCCCGGTTCTCGAGCAGCCACCAGACCACATCCAGGCAATCCTTGACGTAGATGAAATCGCGCTGCTGGGCGCCGTCGGCGTAATCAGGCCGGTGGGACTTGAACAGGCGCAGCCTCCCGGTTTCCAGGATCTGGCGATAGGCCTTGCAGACCACGCTCATCATATCGTTCTTGTGATATTCGTTGGGACCGAAGACATTGAAGAACTTCAACCCGACCATCCGGTCCGTCAGGTTGTTGCGCAGGGCCCAGAGATCAAAGAGCTGCTTCGAGTAGCCGTACATGTTCAGCGGCTTTAAACGGGGCATCATCTCCGGGTCGTCGTCGAAACCCAGGACTCCGTCGCCGTAGGTTGCCGCGCTGCTGGCATAGATGAACCGGACGTCGTGGCGCAGGCAGAACTGGGCCAGGATCTTCGTGTAACGGTAATTGTTCTCCATCAGGTATTCGGCATCGGTTTCCGTGGTGGAGGAGCAGGCCCCCATGTGCAGGATCGCCTGCACCTCCGGACCCAGTTTCCCCTGTTCCAGAAGCTGCAGAAACGTGGCCTTGTGCAGATATTCCGAATAGCGCAGGTTGACCAGATTCTTCCACTTTCCCCCCCGCCCCAGATCATCCACGACAAGGATGTCCGTGATGCCCTGCTGATTCAGTTTCCAGACCAGGGCGCTGCCGATGAATCCAGCTCCCCCTGTGACGATGTACATAGGCGTCTCCCGTTGCAATACGAGTGTTCGTGCGTTCCGGTTGAGGCTCTACCCCGGAGCCGTGTTTGGTGGCAAGTTCGGTCATCCGTCGAGATTCTGGTTCTTGAGACGGAGTTTCAACGTTGAGGGCAGAGCCGAGAAGGTGACAAAAATATTGTTTTATGATTGGAACAGTGTCCAGCGCATCTTGTAAAGATGTCAGGCTCACGTTGAGCGCTGCTCACGAGATTTATTTTGCAACTACTCAGCTGAGGTCCTGCTTGCCTTGATTTTGCGGCCTCGCAGACTCCTTCGCCGGCTTCGTAACATCAAACCATTGCGTGAATAAACAGCATTTTGGAGCTTCAAGTGCTTGGCAATGGTTTGATGAACGAATCCTGGCTCAGTCAAACATGCGAGACCACAAAATCAAGGCAAGCACGACCAATCCTGTGTACTTTCAGGGTATGCTGAATAGTTATTTTATTTTTATTGCTCTGTTGATCAAGGAGAACAGCCATGCTGGCGATTTTGGATTATGAAGCCGGGAACCAGACCAGTGTCCGGCGGGCACTGGATTTTCTGGGTATCCCATGTTCAATCACCGCTGATCCGGACGTACTGCTCGGGGCTGCCGGAGTGATTTTTCCGGGAGTCGGCGCAGCCGGACAGGCCATGGAGGAGCTGCACTCAAAAGGCTTGGACAGGGTTCTGGGCGAGGTGGTGCGCACGGGAAAACCTTTGCTGGGCATTTGCGTGGGGTGTCAGATTTTGCTGGACTACAGCGCGGAAAACGATACCTCCACTCTGGGCATCCTGAGCGGAGAATGCCGAAGGTTCGATCCTTCCTGGACGGATGAGAGCGGGCGGAACCTGATCATCCCGCACATGGGCTGGAATGGATTCCAGCGCAAGAAGGAATGCAGCCTGCTGGACAACGTCCCGGACGAGGCGGAATTCTACTTCGTGCACAGCTACTTTCCGGTGCCCGCTCCCGAATTGGTCCTGGCAACCACGTTCTACGGCCGGGAATTCGCGTCCCTGTTCGGCCGCCCCGGTCTCTGGGCCACCCAGTTCCATCCGGAAAAGAGCGGACGACCCGGTTTGACCCTGCTCGCCAACTTTTACGCCTACTGCAACGAGGTGGCCCATGCTCAGTAAACGCATCATCCCCTGCCTGGACGTTCGGGACGGCAGACTGACCAAGGGCGTGAAGTTCAAGGGCAACGTGGACATCGGCGATCCCGTGGATATGGCTCGGTTCTACTCCGACGAAGGGGCCGACGAACTGGTGTTCTACGACATCACGGCATCCAGCGAAGACCGGGGCATTATGCTCCGCGTGGTGGAAGAGGTGGCGTCCAAGACCTTCATCCCGTTCTCCGTTGGCGGCGGCATTCGCAACGTCGCGGACATGCGGGCCGTGCTGCTGGCGGGTGCGGAAAAGATCTCCGTCAATTCCGCCGCGGTGCGGACGCCGGAGATCATCTCCCAGGGAGCTGCTGCATTCGGGTCCCAATGCATCGTGGTGGGCATGGACGTGCTGAAGGTGGATACGAGCCAATCCATTCCGTCAGGGTACGAAGTGGTCATCCATGGGGGCCGTACTCCCACCGGCCTTGACGCCCTGGCCTGGGCCGGAAAGGTGCAGGAACTGGGAGCAGGTGAAATCTGCCTGAATTCCATTGATGCCGACGGCACCAAGGAAGGTTACGAGTTGACCTTGACCCGGTTGATCTCCGAGGCCGTATCCATTCCAGTGATCGCTTCAGGCGGCGCCGGCAAGCCGGAGCATCTGGCCGACGCCCTGAACCAGGGGCTGGCTTCCGCGGCCCTGGTGGCCTCCATCGTGCATTTCGGCGAGTATTCAATTCGGGGAATCAAGGACATCCTGGCTGATCAAGGCATCAAGGTCCGCCAGGTGTGGTGAGGGCTAAAATAAGAAGTCGCAATAAAAAAGCGCTCCGTGCGCCTCTCGCCTCGTTGAACTTCAATGGAGGAGAGAGGCGCACGGAGCGCTTTCATTTATATGCAAAACGGAATTTCTGCTGCCGATGCTACTCCACCGGATCATCAGTCGGATGGTCGTCGTCCGAAATGGCTTCGTACGTGCCGCCGCGTCCTCCGGATTTGTGCATCAAGCGGCAGGGCCCGACCACGATGTCCTTTTGTACAGCCTTGCACATGTCGTAGATGGTCAGCGCAGCCACCTGAACCGCCATGAGAGCTTCCATTTCCGCGCCGGTCTGCCCGGTGCAGCGAATTTCGGAATCGATGATGATGCGCAGGCGTTGCACGTCCACGGTGAAGCGCAGATCGACATAGGACAGGTTTAAGGTGTGGCACAGGGGAATCAGTTCGGAGGTTCTTTTGGCCGCCATAATTCCCGCAACCTTGGCTGTGGCCAGGACGTCCCCCTTGGGCAGGGCCTTTTCCAGGAGCAGGTCCAGGGTCTTCGCGGAGAGTATGATTTCGCCGCGGGCCATGGCCAGGCGCTGGGTCTGTTCCTTGTCGCCAACATCCACCATGGTCAAATCGCCATTCTCCGTCATATGAGAAAACATTGCGCCCATACTGTCATCCTTTTACGGCATCTTTTGCCTTTTTGAAGAGGCGCTTCACCTTTTTCATGGGCCGGTCATCTTCCAGGCGGGCAAATTCGCGCAAGAGTTCTTCCTGCTTGCCGGTCAACCTGGTAGGAATCATCACCTGGACTTCGACCAGCAGGTCTCCCCGATGGCTGCTGCCAAGATGGGGCAAGCCCATTCCGGAAATCTGAAAGACATGTCCGCTCTGGGTACCTTTGGGGATATCCATGGGGACGGGGTCGTCCAGGGTGGGCACCTCGATGCGCGCGCCGAGAGCGGCGTCCACGAAGCTGATTTCCTTCTTGACCACCAGGTTTTGTCCCTGGCGACGAAAAACATCGTCCTCCTGCACATGAATGACCACGAAGAGGTCGCCGGGTGGGCCGCCGTACAAGCCCGGTTCGCCTTCCCCGCGCAGGCGCAGGCGGCTTCCATTGTCCACGCCGGCCGGAACCCGGACTTTAAGTTCCCGTATCTTGCGTACGATGCCTCGGCCATGGCAGGTCCGGCAGGGCGTGGTGATGATTTCTCCCTGACCTTGGCAAATCGGGCAGGTTACGGCTAGGCGAAAAAAACCCTGACTCTGGTGAATCTGGCCCTGGCCTCCGCATTGTTGACAGGTTTCCGGTCTTGTTCCCGGGGCCGCACCTGATCCGCTACATTCCTCGCAGGTTTCGTTCTTGGGCAGCTCCAGTTCAATTTCTCTGCCTTTGGCCGCATCCCGGAAGGACAGCGTCAGGTTGTAGCGAAGATCCGCTCCGGCCTGAGGCCTGGGACCGCGATTTCCATATCCGAAAAACTCACCGAATATGTCGCTGAAGGTCGAGAAAATGTCGTCCGTGTTGCGAAAGCCCTGAAAACCGGAATTGTTGAGTCCTTCATGGCCGAACCGGTCATAATGGGCGCGTTTTTGTGGATCGCGAAGCACTTCGTAAGCTTCCGCGGCCTCCTTGAACCGTACCTCGGCCTGTGGATCATCCGGATTGCGGTCCGGATGGTACTTCATGGCCATGCGTCGATAAGCCTTCTTGATTTCCTCTTCCGACGCATCCCCGGGTACTCCGAGGATTTCATAAAAATCCTTTCGTTGCGCCATGTTACTTTGTCACGCCAATGACCGCGGCTTGCTGAATGTCCTCAGAAGGCAACACCTTGCCCGCGGCTATTTCACGGAGCGCGGTGACGATGTCCTTGTTGTCGCTTTCCAGCAGCGGCTTGTACCCTTTGCGATATTGCTGGACCCGCTTGATCGCCATCTGAACCACAAGAAATCTATTATCCACCTGCTGCAAGCAGTCTTCAACAGTAATTCTGGCCATATATCCTCCAGGGAGTTTCTTTAATTTACAAAACTTTACCTTTTATCAAGGAACGTGTGTCGCGTCAATGATGATTATTGTCGAAAAATAATTTCACGATCCAAGGTTGATGGGAGTGCGGAAGTTGTTTAAGCCATGGCGCCGCAATGCGGCAATCTTCAAGAGAAGGAATAACCATGACGCGTATCGGAAAATTGGCCTTTGCCCAAAAAAAATGTCTCGGCCAAACAGGCTTGTTGATGCAGCGTTTGGGCATGGTATGGCCCGGGGCACGAGTCGGCGTGGCCGTATCCGGCGGAGTGGACAGCTGGGTGTTGCTCCAGGTTCTCCTGTTGCGGCAACGAATCGTTCCATTCCCCTTTGAAGTGATGGCTGTCCATCTCAATCCCGGTTTCGATCCGGTCAGCCATGCGCCCTTGTCGCCCTGGCTGCAGGCGCATGGGGTCGCGCTTCATGCGGAACAGACGGATTTTGGTCCAATGGCGCACAGCTCCGCAAACAGAAAGAATTCTGCCTGTTTTTTGTGCAGTTGGCACCGGCGCAAACGCCTTTTTGAGATTTGTCGACAATACAATCTGACGCATCTGGCGCTGGGCCATAATGCCGATGATCTGGTACTGACATTT
It encodes:
- the dnaJ gene encoding molecular chaperone DnaJ — its product is MAQRKDFYEILGVPGDASEEEIKKAYRRMAMKYHPDRNPDDPQAEVRFKEAAEAYEVLRDPQKRAHYDRFGHEGLNNSGFQGFRNTDDIFSTFSDIFGEFFGYGNRGPRPQAGADLRYNLTLSFRDAAKGREIELELPKNETCEECSGSGAAPGTRPETCQQCGGQGQIHQSQGFFRLAVTCPICQGQGEIITTPCRTCHGRGIVRKIRELKVRVPAGVDNGSRLRLRGEGEPGLYGGPPGDLFVVIHVQEDDVFRRQGQNLVVKKEISFVDAALGARIEVPTLDDPVPMDIPKGTQSGHVFQISGMGLPHLGSSHRGDLLVEVQVMIPTRLTGKQEELLREFARLEDDRPMKKVKRLFKKAKDAVKG
- the moaC gene encoding cyclic pyranopterin monophosphate synthase MoaC, with the translated sequence MFSHMTENGDLTMVDVGDKEQTQRLAMARGEIILSAKTLDLLLEKALPKGDVLATAKVAGIMAAKRTSELIPLCHTLNLSYVDLRFTVDVQRLRIIIDSEIRCTGQTGAEMEALMAVQVAALTIYDMCKAVQKDIVVGPCRLMHKSGGRGGTYEAISDDDHPTDDPVE
- the hisH gene encoding imidazole glycerol phosphate synthase subunit HisH, coding for MLAILDYEAGNQTSVRRALDFLGIPCSITADPDVLLGAAGVIFPGVGAAGQAMEELHSKGLDRVLGEVVRTGKPLLGICVGCQILLDYSAENDTSTLGILSGECRRFDPSWTDESGRNLIIPHMGWNGFQRKKECSLLDNVPDEAEFYFVHSYFPVPAPELVLATTFYGREFASLFGRPGLWATQFHPEKSGRPGLTLLANFYAYCNEVAHAQ
- a CDS encoding GAF domain-containing protein, encoding MTKEKDYYHSLYEVAKVINSSLDPSLVLDAITQQVTKALDLKACSIRLLADDGKNLLMGASHGLSKGYLRKGAVEVAKSGLDQEALSGKQVTIREACSDPRFQYPEKAKEEGISSVVVLPLLAEEKAIGVLRGYSEQCRDFSEEEIEFLTIIANLSAIAIENARLHHRLKLDSELQTAYDYRLFDD
- the rfaD gene encoding ADP-glyceromanno-heptose 6-epimerase encodes the protein MYIVTGGAGFIGSALVWKLNQQGITDILVVDDLGRGGKWKNLVNLRYSEYLHKATFLQLLEQGKLGPEVQAILHMGACSSTTETDAEYLMENNYRYTKILAQFCLRHDVRFIYASSAATYGDGVLGFDDDPEMMPRLKPLNMYGYSKQLFDLWALRNNLTDRMVGLKFFNVFGPNEYHKNDMMSVVCKAYRQILETGRLRLFKSHRPDYADGAQQRDFIYVKDCLDVVWWLLENREVNGIFNLGRGEAKSWNDLARAVFSAMEQPFNVEYIDMPEAIREKYQYYTEASMNRLYDLGCPVIFGSLETGVADYIHTYLMKEDPYLG
- a CDS encoding TAXI family TRAP transporter solute-binding subunit, translating into MRTKLMTFLMGLAALALSFGVTPAEAQRASFLAFGGGPTGGTFNYFANGISIYLSRAMTNVEISSEGSGGSGENLRRLHAGQVDFGIVYAGDAYLGRNGQLPNDDREYVNVRTMGYLYGAPAQLVVRADAGINSAKDLAGKRVAVGNAGSGAALAAERFFRHMGLWDDINPQFLGYSPAASAFKDRKIDAFWVLVGYPNASIIEAATQDNIALVNLHKDAEESGFYSEFPFYARVEIPADTYRGQSEPVVTFQDSTFWMTNVKVSDDVVYDALKIIYSPEGLQHMVTAHSAAREMSIEGGLNGASVLLHPGAAKFWSEQGVAIPENLKP
- the hisF gene encoding imidazole glycerol phosphate synthase subunit HisF; its protein translation is MLSKRIIPCLDVRDGRLTKGVKFKGNVDIGDPVDMARFYSDEGADELVFYDITASSEDRGIMLRVVEEVASKTFIPFSVGGGIRNVADMRAVLLAGAEKISVNSAAVRTPEIISQGAAAFGSQCIVVGMDVLKVDTSQSIPSGYEVVIHGGRTPTGLDALAWAGKVQELGAGEICLNSIDADGTKEGYELTLTRLISEAVSIPVIASGGAGKPEHLADALNQGLASAALVASIVHFGEYSIRGIKDILADQGIKVRQVW
- the gap gene encoding type I glyceraldehyde-3-phosphate dehydrogenase; its protein translation is MQKINIGINGFGRIGRQVLKAIHEKHADRLQVVAVNDLFDVATNVHLFKFDTSYGRFRFEAGASENQMTIGDWTVSSFAQRDPSQIPWQDVGVDIVLECTGIFRSRATAGQHLQAGAKKVIISAPAKEEDVTLVLGVNQDRYDPQKHHILSNASCTTNCLAPPVKVLHDAFGIVKGTMTTVHSYTNDQRILDLPHKDLRRARAAACNIIPTSTGAARALALVMPEMKGRFDGYSLRVPTPTVSVVDCSILLERETTTEELRATLKSAADGPLHGILGYADLPLVSSDFIGDDRSSIVDEEFTLVMGGQGNLIKLVAWYDNEWGYSCRLADLAAFLAEKGL
- the rpoZ gene encoding DNA-directed RNA polymerase subunit omega encodes the protein MARITVEDCLQQVDNRFLVVQMAIKRVQQYRKGYKPLLESDNKDIVTALREIAAGKVLPSEDIQQAAVIGVTK
- a CDS encoding tRNA lysidine(34) synthetase; the encoded protein is MTRIGKLAFAQKKCLGQTGLLMQRLGMVWPGARVGVAVSGGVDSWVLLQVLLLRQRIVPFPFEVMAVHLNPGFDPVSHAPLSPWLQAHGVALHAEQTDFGPMAHSSANRKNSACFLCSWHRRKRLFEICRQYNLTHLALGHNADDLVLTFFLNLFRNGRVEGMTPKEDYFKGELTLIRPLLLVDKPMIRKAAKQWNLPVWSNPCPSATQSERAKTEIWLRKIVSEDPAMHGSVYGALKRWQLDVMKGNF